From Cecembia calidifontis, one genomic window encodes:
- the rsxE gene encoding electron transport complex subunit RsxE — protein MSTGITKNTELKNTPSSTDEFIKGLWRENPVFVQVLGMCPVLAVSNTAQNALAMGLATAFVLLMSNILVASLRNFIPKQVRIASFILIIATFVTIVDYAIQAISVDLHKNLGAFISLIVVNCLILSRAEAFASKNSIGKSIMDALGMGLGFVFALFCLGAVRELLGNGTLFNIEIFPGSFQEWIIMILPAGGFFTLALWLLLFNFFKSKKAGT, from the coding sequence ATGAGTACTGGGATAACAAAAAATACGGAACTGAAAAATACACCAAGCTCCACTGATGAATTCATCAAAGGGCTTTGGCGCGAAAATCCGGTATTTGTTCAGGTATTGGGCATGTGTCCTGTGTTGGCAGTTTCCAATACTGCCCAAAATGCCCTTGCTATGGGGCTGGCAACGGCATTTGTCTTGCTGATGTCCAATATCTTGGTTGCATCCCTGCGGAATTTTATCCCCAAACAAGTAAGGATAGCTTCCTTCATCCTGATCATTGCCACATTTGTAACCATTGTGGATTATGCCATTCAGGCCATCAGCGTGGACCTACACAAAAACCTGGGGGCATTTATTTCACTGATTGTTGTCAATTGCCTGATCCTGAGCAGGGCTGAGGCCTTCGCATCCAAAAATAGCATTGGGAAATCAATCATGGATGCCCTTGGAATGGGCCTTGGCTTTGTTTTCGCCTTGTTTTGTCTGGGTGCTGTACGTGAGTTATTGGGCAATGGCACCCTGTTCAACATTGAAATCTTCCCCGGATCCTTCCAGGAATGGATTATCATGATCTTGCCTGCCGGTGGATTTTTCACCCTGGCGCTTTGGCTATTACTGTTCAATTTCTTCAAATCTAAAAAAGCGGGAACATGA
- a CDS encoding FMN-binding protein, giving the protein MDTKKTIPTHQENSQGSKKMLTAMVGIGVFCALLIVLTYEGTKERIERLKAEALEQAVFRVLPGISQTKIFELTDDGNFIPSDGKDRSKKLVYAGFGDDGTLKGIAIEASGQGYADVIRILYGYNPFTQTVVGMYVLESKETPGLGDKIEKDENFLSNFKALSVALSEDLTRIENRVVPVKQGSKTNPWEVDGITGATISSRAIGHIIGESSATIIPLIYNQLEKFKLD; this is encoded by the coding sequence ATGGATACAAAAAAGACCATACCGACCCATCAAGAAAACTCTCAGGGAAGTAAAAAAATGCTGACCGCGATGGTAGGTATCGGTGTTTTCTGTGCCCTACTGATCGTGTTGACCTATGAAGGAACAAAGGAAAGGATAGAAAGACTCAAAGCCGAAGCCCTGGAACAGGCGGTATTCAGGGTATTGCCGGGAATAAGCCAAACCAAAATATTTGAGCTGACAGATGATGGAAACTTTATCCCTTCAGATGGGAAAGACCGCAGTAAAAAACTGGTTTATGCGGGGTTTGGAGACGATGGAACTCTTAAAGGGATAGCCATCGAGGCAAGCGGACAGGGCTATGCAGATGTCATACGGATTTTGTACGGATACAATCCCTTCACCCAAACCGTGGTAGGAATGTATGTCCTGGAAAGCAAGGAAACCCCCGGATTGGGAGATAAGATTGAAAAAGATGAAAATTTCCTGTCCAATTTCAAGGCCCTCTCGGTAGCCCTTTCAGAAGATTTGACAAGGATTGAAAATAGGGTCGTTCCAGTAAAGCAGGGCAGTAAAACAAATCCCTGGGAAGTAGATGGAATCACGGGAGCGACCATTTCATCAAGGGCAATCGGACACATTATTGGAGAAAGTTCTGCTACAATAATTCCATTGATATACAATCAGTTGGAAAAATTTAAACTGGATTGA
- a CDS encoding RnfABCDGE type electron transport complex subunit D yields MFSKTLHISSSPHIKKDVSTDLIMKNVVYALLPVVLFSIYAFGINALLVIATSVFGCLLTEHLLCRWSNRESTISDWSAVITGILLGLTLPPIFPLWMTFLGAVLAIGLGKFVFGGLGYNAFNPALVGRAFLQAAFPVAITTWHPSFLEDRFFHISKSVLALPFAEPIVDGISGATPLSAFKFDKITAETSDLALGLISGSIGETCSWIIVLGGIYLIYRKMMNWRIPVAILATVYLLSGILFLLDNQVYPSPLFMLFSGGLMLGAVFMATDMVGSPITPLGVWIYGVFIGLLIVVIRIWGGLPEGVMYAILLGNALTPQIDKIIRPRVYGTKR; encoded by the coding sequence ATGTTTAGCAAGACCCTACATATCAGTTCCTCTCCCCACATCAAAAAAGATGTCAGCACGGATCTCATTATGAAAAATGTGGTCTATGCCCTTTTGCCAGTGGTCTTGTTTTCCATATATGCTTTTGGGATCAATGCCTTACTGGTCATTGCCACTTCCGTCTTTGGTTGCTTGTTGACAGAACACCTGCTTTGTAGGTGGTCCAATAGGGAAAGTACCATTTCTGATTGGTCCGCAGTGATAACCGGAATTCTTTTGGGACTTACTTTACCACCGATTTTTCCCCTTTGGATGACTTTTCTTGGAGCCGTATTGGCCATAGGTTTGGGAAAATTTGTTTTCGGAGGATTGGGATATAATGCATTTAATCCTGCGCTCGTGGGCCGTGCTTTCCTACAGGCTGCTTTCCCTGTTGCCATTACCACCTGGCATCCATCTTTCTTGGAAGACAGGTTTTTCCATATTTCCAAATCTGTTCTTGCCCTTCCCTTTGCTGAACCAATAGTAGATGGAATTTCGGGTGCTACCCCACTTTCAGCGTTCAAATTTGATAAAATAACTGCTGAAACCTCAGACCTTGCCCTGGGACTGATCAGTGGCTCTATTGGAGAAACCTGCTCCTGGATTATTGTGCTGGGAGGAATTTATTTGATTTATAGGAAAATGATGAACTGGAGAATACCTGTAGCCATACTTGCCACAGTTTACCTTTTGAGCGGGATCTTATTTCTCCTTGACAATCAGGTATACCCCTCCCCACTCTTTATGCTTTTCTCTGGTGGTTTGATGTTGGGTGCTGTATTTATGGCAACCGACATGGTCGGATCTCCCATCACCCCTCTTGGCGTATGGATCTATGGGGTTTTTATAGGCCTTTTGATAGTGGTCATACGGATTTGGGGCGGGCTTCCTGAAGGTGTGATGTATGCCATTTTGTTGGGCAATGCGCTTACCCCACAAATTGACAAAATAATCAGGCCTAGGGTTTATGGTACAAAAAGATAG
- the rsxC gene encoding electron transport complex subunit RsxC yields MFLLAKNTFSHGIHPPENKEETNRLPIRQFPFAPLIILPMQQHIGTPSQIIVKEGQEVARGQLLAKANGYMSVPLHSPVSGKIRKIANVPVISGQMVPGLYLEPFPFSGQEISEGKPIPLSASPEEILQGIQDAGIVGLGGAAFPTHVKLKIPEGKKCDHLLINGIECEPYLTTDHRVMLEQADDIFMGIRYLLKATGAKEVIIGIEANKLDAAEHLSGKIPKDLPVSVQVVPVKYPQGAEKMLITSILGKEVPSGGLPIDVNTVVVNVATTAEIGRLLPHGQGIQERVITITGPAISKKGNYLIPIGTPLRYILEQVGASKDICEVFMGGPMMGVSASSLDISIVKGTSGIVVFGENDTKKTEKIYPCIKCGACVDACPLFLNPSKLGILAKSEAYETMVEEYNLMDCFECGSCTYVCPSNIPLVQYFRLSKGIIRKRKANSQKSNV; encoded by the coding sequence ATGTTCCTGCTGGCTAAAAATACCTTTTCACATGGAATTCATCCACCTGAAAACAAGGAGGAGACAAACCGACTGCCCATCCGGCAATTCCCGTTTGCTCCCCTGATCATCCTACCTATGCAACAGCATATAGGGACGCCTTCACAGATCATTGTGAAGGAAGGACAGGAAGTGGCAAGGGGTCAATTACTGGCCAAAGCCAATGGCTACATGTCCGTCCCTTTGCATTCCCCGGTATCGGGAAAAATAAGGAAAATTGCCAATGTCCCGGTCATTTCAGGTCAAATGGTCCCGGGCCTCTACCTGGAGCCATTCCCCTTTTCCGGCCAGGAAATATCGGAGGGCAAACCTATTCCACTTTCTGCCAGTCCTGAGGAGATCTTACAGGGAATTCAGGATGCCGGTATAGTTGGATTAGGAGGGGCAGCATTTCCAACACATGTAAAGCTCAAAATTCCGGAAGGAAAAAAATGTGACCATCTTCTCATCAATGGAATTGAATGTGAACCTTACCTCACTACCGACCACCGGGTGATGTTAGAGCAGGCAGATGATATTTTCATGGGTATTAGGTATTTATTGAAAGCCACTGGTGCCAAGGAAGTAATCATTGGCATTGAGGCCAATAAACTGGATGCGGCAGAACATTTATCGGGTAAAATACCGAAAGATTTACCTGTAAGCGTTCAGGTTGTTCCTGTAAAATATCCTCAAGGAGCGGAGAAAATGCTGATTACTTCAATCCTGGGAAAAGAAGTTCCCTCAGGAGGCTTACCTATCGACGTAAATACCGTTGTCGTCAATGTAGCCACCACCGCCGAGATTGGGAGGTTATTACCACATGGACAGGGAATTCAGGAAAGGGTTATTACCATCACCGGTCCTGCCATCAGTAAAAAGGGAAATTACCTCATCCCTATTGGAACCCCACTCCGGTATATACTGGAACAGGTAGGTGCAAGTAAAGACATATGTGAAGTATTTATGGGAGGTCCCATGATGGGCGTCTCAGCATCAAGTCTGGATATATCTATAGTCAAGGGAACTTCAGGAATTGTGGTGTTTGGGGAAAATGACACCAAAAAAACAGAGAAAATCTATCCCTGCATCAAATGTGGCGCTTGTGTAGATGCCTGTCCCCTTTTCTTAAACCCCTCCAAACTTGGGATATTGGCAAAATCCGAAGCCTATGAAACCATGGTTGAGGAATACAACCTGATGGATTGCTTTGAATGTGGGTCATGCACCTACGTTTGTCCCTCCAATATCCCCTTGGTACAATATTTCCGCTTATCCAAGGGAATTATCCGAAAAAGGAAAGCCAACAGTCAAAAAAGCAATGTTTAG
- a CDS encoding ferredoxin, translating into MLKAIAGVKAEKATPVEDLENKIRTEVVGRIAKGLMKLAGDNGMGIMDLTLEESKKENPNIPAPSPNGEYLAPWLETDFCTSCDECIKINPNIFAYNNDKKAYIKDPNAGPYSDLVKAAEKCTAGVIHPGLPADKNGPDMEKWIKRGEKFN; encoded by the coding sequence ATGCTGAAAGCAATAGCCGGGGTAAAAGCTGAAAAAGCAACTCCTGTGGAAGATCTGGAAAACAAAATAAGAACAGAAGTAGTGGGCAGGATTGCCAAAGGTCTGATGAAATTGGCAGGAGATAATGGGATGGGAATCATGGATTTGACTTTAGAGGAAAGCAAAAAGGAAAATCCGAATATTCCAGCACCTTCTCCCAATGGAGAATATCTTGCGCCATGGTTGGAAACAGATTTCTGTACCTCCTGTGATGAATGTATCAAAATCAACCCCAATATTTTCGCCTATAACAACGATAAAAAAGCTTATATCAAAGATCCAAATGCAGGCCCGTATTCTGACCTGGTAAAAGCTGCAGAAAAATGTACTGCCGGCGTCATACATCCCGGATTGCCTGCGGACAAAAACGGACCGGACATGGAAAAATGGATCAAGAGAGGCGAAAAATTCAATTGA
- a CDS encoding 2-oxoacid:acceptor oxidoreductase family protein, with translation MENKNKTFKYPGVRVAMDGNTVAIMCERESSDAAGAYPITPSTQMGEYWAEEAAKGHLNISDRPLIFIEPEGEHAAAAVTAGLSMTGLRSTNFSSGQGIAYMHESLYAAVGKRLTYVLNIGARAITKSTLNVHAGHDDYHAIDDTGFFQLFAKKAQHVADLNIIAHKIAELALNPGVVAQDGFLTTHLIESLLLPERDLIMEYLGRPDDIIDTPTPAQRIIYGDKRRRIPELWDVDNPMMAGIVQNQDSYMQSVAAQRPFFFDHIKELTDQAFEEYYQLTGRKYGRIMTYKAEDADYLILGQGSVVSSAEAVVDYLRKTRGIKVGVVDLVMFRPFPADLLGHILKGRKGVTILERLDQPLAEDAPIMRETRAVITKCLENGNYKKDKPYPELASYSPSDMPPLYSGSFGMGSRDLQPEGIIGAVENMLPDGKHKKQFYLSIDFIRENAFSPKQRVHQESIQDAYPFIKDLAIHGSENPNLMPKGAITVRFHSIGGWGAITTGKNLAMTLFDLLGYDIKANPKYGSEKKGQPTTYYLAAAPEPIKINCEYFFVDVVLSPDPNVFKHTNALAGLKNGGTFIIQSEKKTADEVWADIPKHYQKIIIENEIRIFYVDGFKIAREEATDPELQLRMQGIAFQGAFFAASPLMEKAGLNDEALLKAIEEQLQHKFGSKGQRVVDDNMRVVKRGFDEVYEIKNKVLGAQTEKSNGHATPPIPSMLKDSPVSASKLSDIHRFWEQTGYFYQTGQGNDNLTDPFIGLSVMPAASSLFRDMTGIRFEHPEWIANNCTACGNCYTVCPDTAIPGLVSELSDVLDTILKRVKRKHDKLEFLPKAVKQLEPRVRALFNEPHGEATVNNLINEAIDEMKGQEKKESLLSTELEWFREELGDFQFALTRPYYDLNEKKQPGSGGLFSITVNPTTCKGCMECVAVCNDDALRIVKQTDESVARLREEWSVWSDLPNTPKKYQRIDNLEEKIGPLETILLDKNAYQSFASGDGACLGCSEKSVVHLFIATVESLMMPRVEKHVAYLQELIENLEKHIQLRLMKTVNVVDADLMSRIVSEMKGSDLTMSSIASRLESEKGTEPIDQDWLRETTQILAGLKHLLWKYTQGTTNKGRANMGMANATGCTSVWGSTYPYNPYPFPWANHLFQDSTSLAMGIFEGHMAKMADGFKLIRKAEMELKGNYNPRDQKDFFTYFNWEQFSDDEWKLCPPVVALGGDGAMYDIGFQNLSRMMASGKPIKVVVVDTQVYSNTGGQACTSGFIGQVSDMAQFGKVWKGKPEPRKEIGLIAMAHRNTYVMQSTLANTSHMIEGFIDGLMARRPALFNLYTTCQPEHGVADDLGAHQAKLAVESRAYPLFRYNPDKGVTPQEAFDLEGNPALEKTWPTYELKYLENGRQKTMEVAMTFADFALTEARFRKHFRNAPRDTWNENMVVLEEFLEMEEAEREGNSLSSGQ, from the coding sequence ATGGAAAACAAAAATAAAACATTCAAATACCCTGGAGTAAGAGTTGCAATGGATGGAAATACCGTTGCTATCATGTGTGAAAGGGAATCCTCTGATGCTGCAGGCGCCTATCCGATCACCCCTTCTACACAGATGGGTGAATATTGGGCTGAAGAAGCGGCAAAAGGCCATCTGAACATATCAGATCGGCCTTTGATTTTTATCGAACCTGAAGGGGAGCATGCAGCTGCGGCAGTTACGGCGGGATTATCCATGACAGGACTGCGGTCTACCAATTTTTCTTCCGGCCAGGGCATTGCGTATATGCATGAATCCCTTTATGCAGCGGTGGGAAAAAGACTGACCTATGTGCTGAATATTGGGGCAAGGGCTATCACCAAATCCACCCTGAATGTCCATGCCGGCCATGACGATTACCATGCCATTGACGATACCGGATTTTTTCAACTTTTCGCCAAAAAAGCCCAACATGTGGCAGACTTGAATATCATTGCCCATAAAATAGCGGAATTGGCCTTAAACCCTGGGGTTGTCGCCCAAGATGGCTTCCTGACCACCCACCTGATCGAATCCCTCCTATTGCCTGAGCGTGATCTTATCATGGAATACCTGGGCCGTCCGGATGATATCATTGACACGCCCACTCCTGCCCAAAGGATCATCTACGGAGACAAGCGCCGTAGAATTCCTGAATTATGGGATGTGGACAATCCCATGATGGCTGGAATTGTACAAAACCAGGACTCCTATATGCAGAGTGTAGCTGCTCAAAGACCCTTCTTCTTTGACCATATCAAGGAACTTACCGACCAGGCTTTTGAAGAGTATTACCAACTCACCGGAAGAAAATATGGAAGGATAATGACCTATAAAGCAGAAGATGCAGATTACCTGATCCTGGGTCAGGGAAGTGTGGTTTCCAGTGCGGAGGCCGTGGTGGATTATCTAAGAAAAACAAGAGGAATAAAAGTAGGAGTCGTAGACCTGGTGATGTTCAGGCCTTTCCCGGCAGATCTCCTGGGCCATATTTTAAAAGGAAGAAAAGGAGTCACCATCTTGGAAAGATTGGATCAGCCTTTGGCAGAAGATGCACCGATTATGCGGGAAACAAGGGCTGTCATCACCAAATGTCTGGAAAACGGTAATTATAAAAAGGATAAACCTTACCCGGAATTGGCATCATATTCCCCCAGCGATATGCCTCCCCTCTATTCGGGGTCTTTTGGAATGGGCAGCAGGGATTTACAACCTGAGGGCATTATTGGTGCAGTTGAAAACATGCTTCCGGATGGAAAACATAAAAAACAGTTCTACCTGTCCATTGATTTCATCAGGGAAAATGCCTTTTCCCCAAAACAAAGGGTCCATCAGGAAAGCATTCAGGATGCCTACCCCTTCATCAAGGATCTGGCAATCCACGGCTCAGAAAATCCCAACCTTATGCCCAAAGGAGCCATCACCGTCAGGTTCCATTCCATTGGAGGCTGGGGAGCCATTACGACTGGCAAAAACCTCGCTATGACTTTGTTTGACCTTTTGGGTTATGACATCAAGGCAAATCCGAAATACGGTTCTGAAAAGAAAGGCCAGCCCACTACTTACTATCTGGCAGCAGCTCCGGAACCTATCAAGATCAACTGTGAATATTTCTTCGTGGATGTGGTACTGTCACCGGATCCAAATGTATTCAAACATACCAATGCCCTTGCAGGGCTTAAAAACGGCGGAACCTTTATCATCCAGAGTGAGAAGAAAACAGCAGATGAAGTTTGGGCCGATATCCCCAAACACTATCAGAAAATAATCATTGAAAATGAAATCCGCATCTTTTATGTGGATGGATTCAAAATTGCCAGAGAAGAAGCTACCGATCCCGAACTTCAGCTCAGAATGCAGGGCATTGCCTTCCAGGGAGCATTTTTCGCTGCCTCACCGCTAATGGAAAAGGCAGGCTTAAATGACGAAGCATTGCTCAAAGCCATTGAAGAACAGTTGCAGCACAAATTTGGCAGCAAAGGCCAAAGAGTGGTGGATGACAACATGCGTGTGGTCAAACGGGGATTTGATGAAGTTTACGAAATCAAAAATAAAGTTTTGGGTGCGCAAACCGAAAAAAGCAATGGACATGCCACCCCTCCCATCCCCTCCATGCTCAAAGACAGTCCGGTCTCTGCATCCAAACTCAGCGATATCCACCGTTTTTGGGAGCAGACAGGCTATTTCTATCAAACCGGACAAGGCAACGACAACCTGACTGATCCCTTTATCGGGTTGAGCGTGATGCCGGCTGCTTCATCTCTTTTCAGGGACATGACGGGAATTCGGTTTGAACACCCAGAGTGGATTGCCAATAATTGTACTGCGTGCGGCAACTGTTATACTGTATGTCCGGACACCGCCATCCCAGGATTGGTAAGTGAATTGTCCGATGTATTGGACACCATTTTGAAAAGGGTGAAAAGAAAACACGACAAACTCGAATTTCTACCCAAAGCCGTCAAACAATTGGAACCAAGGGTCAGGGCACTTTTCAATGAGCCCCATGGTGAGGCCACGGTCAATAACCTGATCAATGAAGCCATTGACGAAATGAAAGGCCAGGAGAAGAAAGAATCTCTGCTGAGTACCGAACTGGAATGGTTCAGGGAAGAATTAGGGGATTTTCAATTTGCATTGACCAGGCCCTACTACGACCTCAATGAAAAGAAACAGCCGGGCAGCGGGGGATTGTTCAGTATCACTGTAAATCCAACTACCTGTAAAGGTTGTATGGAATGTGTTGCCGTCTGTAATGATGATGCACTCAGGATCGTCAAACAAACCGATGAGTCGGTGGCACGCCTCCGGGAAGAATGGAGTGTTTGGTCTGATTTGCCCAATACCCCTAAAAAATACCAGCGTATTGATAATCTTGAAGAAAAAATAGGCCCCTTGGAAACCATTTTACTGGACAAAAATGCCTACCAAAGTTTTGCCAGCGGGGATGGGGCCTGCCTGGGCTGTTCCGAAAAATCAGTTGTGCATCTTTTTATAGCCACAGTAGAATCTTTGATGATGCCAAGGGTGGAGAAACATGTAGCTTACCTCCAGGAACTGATTGAAAATCTGGAAAAACATATCCAATTACGGCTCATGAAAACCGTGAATGTGGTGGATGCCGATCTGATGTCGAGAATTGTATCTGAGATGAAAGGAAGTGACCTTACCATGTCTTCCATAGCCAGCCGTTTGGAGTCAGAAAAGGGAACTGAGCCTATCGATCAGGATTGGTTACGTGAGACTACACAGATATTGGCAGGACTGAAACATTTATTGTGGAAATACACCCAGGGAACGACCAACAAAGGACGTGCTAACATGGGTATGGCCAATGCTACCGGATGTACTTCAGTATGGGGTAGCACCTATCCCTATAACCCTTACCCTTTCCCATGGGCGAACCATTTGTTCCAGGACAGCACTTCTTTGGCAATGGGCATATTTGAAGGCCATATGGCCAAAATGGCAGATGGCTTCAAACTCATCCGCAAAGCGGAAATGGAACTGAAGGGGAATTATAATCCAAGAGATCAAAAAGATTTCTTTACATATTTCAATTGGGAACAGTTTAGCGATGATGAATGGAAATTGTGTCCTCCAGTAGTCGCTTTGGGAGGAGATGGTGCCATGTATGACATCGGTTTCCAGAACCTTTCCCGAATGATGGCTTCCGGCAAACCTATCAAGGTGGTAGTAGTAGACACCCAGGTCTATTCCAATACCGGTGGGCAAGCCTGTACTTCTGGATTTATCGGGCAGGTATCTGATATGGCACAGTTTGGAAAAGTTTGGAAAGGAAAACCTGAACCAAGAAAAGAAATCGGACTGATCGCCATGGCCCATAGAAACACTTATGTGATGCAGTCCACTTTGGCCAATACCAGCCACATGATCGAAGGATTTATCGATGGCTTGATGGCTAGAAGACCTGCCCTTTTCAATTTGTACACCACTTGCCAGCCAGAGCACGGCGTAGCCGATGACCTTGGAGCACATCAGGCCAAACTGGCAGTTGAATCCCGGGCCTATCCGTTGTTCAGGTATAACCCTGACAAGGGAGTGACACCTCAGGAAGCCTTTGACCTGGAAGGAAACCCTGCCCTGGAAAAAACATGGCCTACCTATGAACTCAAGTACCTTGAAAATGGCAGGCAGAAAACCATGGAGGTGGCAATGACCTTTGCGGATTTTGCTTTGACGGAGGCACGGTTCAGGAAACATTTCAGAAATGCGCCAAGAGACACTTGGAATGAAAACATGGTGGTACTGGAAGAATTCCTGGAAATGGAAGAGGCTGAAAGAGAAGGGAATTCCCTTTCATCTGGGCAGTAG
- a CDS encoding HEPN domain-containing protein produces MNDLKSHSTLSEAEEMLNIAQEELCRPAEDVVHYNVCKHAYKAIEKYLTGFLINHGVHIQNSTSIKELLNQCRKIDPKFNDLNLNPLMDEDHADKLMINLHTALEFIKTAKQTRGLVGLN; encoded by the coding sequence ATGAATGACCTAAAATCACACTCCACACTTTCTGAAGCAGAAGAGATGTTAAATATCGCTCAGGAAGAGTTGTGCAGACCTGCAGAGGATGTGGTACACTACAATGTGTGCAAACATGCCTACAAAGCCATTGAAAAATACTTGACAGGATTTCTGATCAACCATGGGGTCCACATCCAAAATTCCACTTCTATCAAGGAACTGCTCAACCAATGCCGAAAGATAGACCCCAAATTCAATGACCTGAACCTGAATCCGCTGATGGACGAAGACCATGCAGATAAGCTGATGATCAATCTGCATACAGCTTTAGAGTTTATTAAAACTGCCAAACAAACCCGTGGACTTGTCGGCCTAAACTGA